From Planktothrix sp. FACHB-1365, the proteins below share one genomic window:
- a CDS encoding sensor histidine kinase KdpD, with protein MSNQVSERLKQNAERIMHLWEKRVRDEVGASTHQNSLVLQNSLPLYLNQLVDKLSNRIVRTSIQITADEVESTRICKQHGHERAGYADYSMSQLILEYHILRQVIFQVLEEEAPLEVEERDIIIGSIEQAVNDAATQFSETLRDIQELFMVTLTHDLRGPLNVVKLGTQLTLRRLERGDTHIDVAARMLGAVNRLDLMIQDLLDASRLRSGQSLKMKFEECSLEVLLQEVVEDLNFAYGERFVVVCDADIRIYCSRKEIRRVIENLAINAVKYGDPNTPITLTLQHNETQVNLTIHNQGKPISLEAQSILFQQFRRTIGAEDQAGWGLGLFLAKSITEAHQGTLEVESGEGKGTTFMVKLPKVKV; from the coding sequence ATGTCCAACCAAGTGTCTGAGCGTCTTAAACAAAATGCTGAAAGAATTATGCACCTGTGGGAAAAGCGGGTTCGTGATGAAGTCGGTGCATCAACCCATCAAAATTCTCTTGTCTTGCAAAATTCCCTACCTCTGTACTTAAACCAACTGGTAGATAAACTCTCAAACAGAATCGTCAGGACATCTATCCAAATCACAGCCGACGAGGTAGAAAGCACTCGGATTTGCAAGCAACATGGGCATGAACGGGCAGGGTATGCTGACTACTCTATGAGTCAACTCATTTTGGAGTATCACATCCTCCGTCAAGTCATCTTTCAAGTTTTAGAAGAAGAAGCACCTTTAGAAGTAGAGGAGCGAGACATTATTATCGGCTCTATTGAGCAAGCCGTTAATGACGCTGCGACTCAATTCTCCGAAACGTTGCGAGATATTCAAGAGTTATTTATGGTGACGCTAACTCACGACCTCAGAGGGCCGCTGAATGTGGTCAAACTGGGAACTCAATTGACTCTGCGACGGCTTGAGCGAGGAGACACCCACATCGATGTGGCTGCGAGGATGCTCGGTGCAGTCAATCGTCTAGATTTAATGATTCAAGATCTGCTGGATGCGAGTCGGCTACGGTCAGGACAGAGCTTAAAAATGAAATTTGAAGAATGCAGTTTAGAGGTACTCCTTCAGGAAGTAGTGGAGGATTTGAACTTCGCTTATGGAGAGCGATTTGTTGTTGTCTGTGATGCTGATATCAGGATTTATTGCAGTCGCAAAGAAATACGACGGGTAATTGAAAACTTAGCCATTAATGCGGTGAAATATGGTGATCCAAATACGCCAATTACACTTACCCTCCAGCACAATGAAACACAGGTCAACCTGACTATCCATAATCAAGGCAAGCCGATTTCCCTAGAAGCTCAATCAATCCTATTTCAACAATTCCGTCGAACTATTGGTGCTGAGGATCAAGCAGGCTGGGGATTAGGATTATTTTTAGCTAAGAGTATTACCGAAGCTCATCAAGGAACCCTTGAGGTTGAAAGTGGAGAGGGGAAAGGAACAACCTTTATGGTCAAGTTACCGAAGGTTAAAGTTTAA